One Colius striatus isolate bColStr4 chromosome 7, bColStr4.1.hap1, whole genome shotgun sequence DNA segment encodes these proteins:
- the LOC104550077 gene encoding olfactory receptor 4S2 isoform X2, translated as MENKNNVTEFILHGLTQDKTVAKVCFSLFLAFYVAIILGNLLIILTIKTSEQLNSPMYFFLSSLSFVDISYSTVTAPKLIYDLLLERKTISFVGCIAQLFAGHFFGCTEIFLLTAMAYDRCMAICRPLHYTAIVNRHVCAWLLAASWVGAFVHSLVQTLLAMQLPFCGPNEIDHYFCDVHPLLKLACTDTYIIGVIVVANSGVISLSCFLVLLVSYAVILVTVRTRFSEGRLKALCTCSSHLTVVVLFLGPCIFIYLRPSTTFSADKMVSVFYTIVTPMLNPLIYTLRNEEVKKAMKTLWSRKE; from the coding sequence ATGGAGAACAAAAACAACGTGACAGAGTTCATCCTCCACGGACTGACACAAGATAAGACAGTGGCCAAAGTGTGCTTCTCGTTGTTCCTAGCCTTCTATGTCGCTATCATCCTTGGAAACCTGCTTATCATCCTGACTATAAAGACAAGTGAGCAGCTGAACTCTCCCATGTacttcttcctcagctccttgTCTTTTGTAGATATCAGTTACTCTACAGTCACAGCCCCTAAACTCATCTATGACCTTCTTCTTGAGAGGAAGACCATCTCCTTTGTGGGCTGCATAGCTCAGCTGTTTGCAGGCCACTTCTTCGGGTGCACCGAGATCTTCCTTCTGACGGCGATGGCCTACGATCGCTGCATGGCCATCTGCAGGCCTCTTCACTACACAGCCATCGTCAACAGGCACGTGTgtgcctggctgctggcagcttcTTGGGTGGGAGCCTTTGTACACTCCCTGGTGCAGACACTGCTGGCCATGCAGCTACCCTTTTGTGGGCCCAATGAGATCGACCACTACTTCTGTGACGTTCACCCGTTACTGAAGCTGGCCTGCACTGACACCTACATCATTGGGGTCATTGTGGTTGCCAACAGTGGTGTGATTTCCTTGAGCTGCTTTCTTGTTCTCCTTGTGTCCTATGCCGTTATCTTGGTCACTGTGAGGACACGCTTTTCTGAGGGGCGTCTCAAAGCGCTCTGCACGTGCTCTTCCCACCTCACCGTCGTCGTTCTGTTCTTGGGGCCGTGCATCTTCATCTACCTGCGTCCTTCCACCACCTTCTCAGCAGACAAGATGGTCTCTGTGTTCTACACCATCGTCACACCCATGCTCAACCCCTTGATCTACACCCTCCGGAACGAAGAGGTGAAGAAGGCCATGAAAACGTTGTGGAGCAGAAAAGAGTGA
- the LOC104550077 gene encoding olfactory receptor 4S2 isoform X1, giving the protein MEIGNKNNVTEFILHGLTQDKTVAKVCFSLFLAFYVAIILGNLLIILTIKTSEQLNSPMYFFLSSLSFVDISYSTVTAPKLIYDLLLERKTISFVGCIAQLFAGHFFGCTEIFLLTAMAYDRCMAICRPLHYTAIVNRHVCAWLLAASWVGAFVHSLVQTLLAMQLPFCGPNEIDHYFCDVHPLLKLACTDTYIIGVIVVANSGVISLSCFLVLLVSYAVILVTVRTRFSEGRLKALCTCSSHLTVVVLFLGPCIFIYLRPSTTFSADKMVSVFYTIVTPMLNPLIYTLRNEEVKKAMKTLWSRKE; this is encoded by the coding sequence AACAAAAACAACGTGACAGAGTTCATCCTCCACGGACTGACACAAGATAAGACAGTGGCCAAAGTGTGCTTCTCGTTGTTCCTAGCCTTCTATGTCGCTATCATCCTTGGAAACCTGCTTATCATCCTGACTATAAAGACAAGTGAGCAGCTGAACTCTCCCATGTacttcttcctcagctccttgTCTTTTGTAGATATCAGTTACTCTACAGTCACAGCCCCTAAACTCATCTATGACCTTCTTCTTGAGAGGAAGACCATCTCCTTTGTGGGCTGCATAGCTCAGCTGTTTGCAGGCCACTTCTTCGGGTGCACCGAGATCTTCCTTCTGACGGCGATGGCCTACGATCGCTGCATGGCCATCTGCAGGCCTCTTCACTACACAGCCATCGTCAACAGGCACGTGTgtgcctggctgctggcagcttcTTGGGTGGGAGCCTTTGTACACTCCCTGGTGCAGACACTGCTGGCCATGCAGCTACCCTTTTGTGGGCCCAATGAGATCGACCACTACTTCTGTGACGTTCACCCGTTACTGAAGCTGGCCTGCACTGACACCTACATCATTGGGGTCATTGTGGTTGCCAACAGTGGTGTGATTTCCTTGAGCTGCTTTCTTGTTCTCCTTGTGTCCTATGCCGTTATCTTGGTCACTGTGAGGACACGCTTTTCTGAGGGGCGTCTCAAAGCGCTCTGCACGTGCTCTTCCCACCTCACCGTCGTCGTTCTGTTCTTGGGGCCGTGCATCTTCATCTACCTGCGTCCTTCCACCACCTTCTCAGCAGACAAGATGGTCTCTGTGTTCTACACCATCGTCACACCCATGCTCAACCCCTTGATCTACACCCTCCGGAACGAAGAGGTGAAGAAGGCCATGAAAACGTTGTGGAGCAGAAAAGAGTGA
- the LOC104550479 gene encoding olfactory receptor 4D5-like: MALGNFSQVTEFILLGLSDTREVQVIFFTFFLLAYATVLLGNLLIIVTVRTDPKLASPMYFLLCNLSFLDICCTSVISPRMLVDLLSQRKAIAFEDCIAQLFFLHFVGASEMFLLTAMAYDRYAAICKPLHYTVLMSQRACWLLVAACWAGGFLHSITQTLLTIQLPFCGPNTIDSYFCDVPPVIRLACTDIYVTEWLMASNSGLICLVCFLVLVTSYTFILLTIRARFTEGHWKALSTCASHVTAVTLFFVPCIFIYLRPFRTFPFDKHVCVIYTIFSPVMNPLIYTLRNKEVKVSMWKVWRGCTVF; encoded by the coding sequence ATGGCCCTGGGGAACTTCTCCCAGGTGACAGAATTCATCCTCCTGGGGCTTTCTGATACAAGGGAGGTGCAAGTCATCTTCTTCACTTTCTTCTTGCTGGCCTATGCCACGGTCCTGCTGGGGAACCTCCTCATCATCGTGACAGTCAGGACCGACCCGAAGCTGGCCTCACCCATGTACTTTCTCCTCTGCAATTTATCCTTCCTAGATATCTGCTGCACCTCTGTCATCTCTCCCAGGATGCTGGTGGATCTGCTTTCCCAGAGGAAGGCCATTGCCTTTGAGGACTGTATAGCTCAGCTGTTTTTCCTGCACTTTGTTGGGGCCTCAGAGATGTTCCTGCTGACCGCGATGGCCTACGACCGCTACGCCGCCATCTGCAAGCCCCTGCACTACACAGTCCTCATGAGCCAGAGGGCCTGCTGGCTCCTGGTGGCTGCCTGCTGGGCAGGAGGCTTCCTCCACTCCATCACCCAGACACTGCTCACCATCCAGCTCCCCTTCTGTGGCCCTAACACCATCGACAGCTACTTCTGTGACGTGCCTCCCGTCATTCGGCTGGCCTGCACAGACATCTACGTCACCGAGTGGCTCATGGCTTCCAACAGTGGCTTGATATGTCTGGTTTGCTTCCTGGTGCTGGTCACATCTTACACCTTCATCCTGCTCACAATCAGGGCTCGCTTCACTGAGGGGCACTGGAAGGCTCTCTCCACTTGTGCCTCACACGTCACGGCCGTCACCCTCTTCTTCGTGCCCTGCATCTTCATCTACCTCCGTCCCTTTCGGACCTTCCCCTTTGACAAGCACGTCTGTGTGATCTACACCATCTTCTCCCCAGTGATGAACCCCCTCATCTATACCCTGAGGAACAAGGAGGTGAAGGTGTCCATGTGGAAAGTGTGGAGGGGCTGCACAGTCTTCTGA
- the LOC104552347 gene encoding olfactory receptor 5V1, giving the protein MQQVNLSGVSEFVLVGLSDAPEVRLLLFVLFLIIYLATMVGNITILMVISTDTRLHNPMYFFLGNLSLLDILCPTVTVPKMLGVLLLESKVISFTGCMLQLFLLIDVVGTEVFLLAVMAYDRYVAVCHPLQYVNVVSVKLCAHLALGTWALGFCNSLLHTSLIFTLLFRGSNQIDQYYCDIPPMLALSHSPTYSREVVILTVAGVLGGSAFVVTLISYIYILLAILHMNSSESRHKAFSTCGSHLAVVCLFYGTTICTYVRPSTTYSPHQDRIVSMLYGILTPLLNPIIYSLRNKEVKCALKRVISQFKGGGVHLQEANMMPELWVIVTGGDDFKRFY; this is encoded by the exons ATGCAGCAGGTCAACCTATCAGGGGTGTCTGAATTTGTTCTTGTAGGCCTTTCTGATGCTCCAGAGGTCCGTTTGCTTCTCTTTGTGCTGTTTCTGATCATCTATTTGGCCACCATGGTGGGCAACATCACAATCCTGATGGTCATTAGCACAGACACACGGCTGCACAACCCCATGTACTTCTTCCTCGGCAACTTGTCCTTGTTGGATATCTTGTGCCCCACTGTCACCGTGCCAAAGATGCTGGGGGTCTTGTTGCTTGAGAGCAAGGTGATTTCATTCACTGGCTGCATGCTCCAGCTGTTCTTGCTCATTGATGTAGTAGGGACAGAGGTTTTTCTCTTGGCTGTGATGGCATACGACCGTTACGTTGCCGTATGTCACCCGCTGCAGTATGTGAACGTGGTGAGTGTGAAGCTCTGTGCTCACCTGGCTCTTGGCACCTGGGCACTGGGGTTTTGCAACTCTCTGTTGCACACATCTTTGATTTTTACACTCCTCTTTCGAGGCTCTAACCAAATTGACCAATATTACTGTGATATCCCTCCTATGCTGGCTCTGTCTCACTCACCTACTTACAGTAGGGAAGTGGTGATCCTCACGGTTGCTGGTGTCCTTGGAGGCAGTGCCTTTGTTGTCACTCTGATCTCCTACATCTACATTCTCTTGGCTATCCTGCACATGAACTCTTCTGAGAGCAGGCACAAAGCCTTCTCCACTTGTGGTTCTCACTTGGCAGTAGTCTGCCTCTTCTATGGGACCACCATCTGCACCTATGTACGGCCTTCCACTACCTACTCACCTCATCAGGACAGGATCGTTTCCATGCTCTATGGAATCCTCACTCCCTTGCTAAACCCCATCATCTACAGCCTGAGGAACAAAGAAGTGAAGTGTGCCCTGAAGAGAGTGATCAGCCAG tttaaaggGGGAGGTGTGCACCTCCAGGAGGCCAACATGATGCCAGAGCTTTGGGTCATCGTTACAGGAGGAGATGACTTCAAAAg ATTCTATTAA
- the LOC104550666 gene encoding olfactory receptor 2D2 has protein sequence MARENQSVVTEFIFQGLSSQPRTQTALFIVFLVFYLFTMLGNMTIITVIRADSQLQSPMYFFLANLSLIDICYTSASMPQMLVNLLTKKRTISFSGCATQMYFCLVFGTTECFLLGVMAYDRYKAICQPLLYPRAMCRKVCIHMVVASWTSSLLSSTVILMVTSQLPFCGPDILNHYFCEVLAVRALACTDTALVDLLIFVFSIFIIFIPFLLILTSYARILVVTLKIQAASVQSKVFSTCGSHLLVVALFYGTCICTYMKLKPRPPQDKDKVVAVFYTIVAPMLNPLIYSLRNKDMKCALRRAMRRPKSLFV, from the coding sequence ATGGCCAGAGAAAACCAAAGCGTGGTGACAGAGTTCATCTTTCAAGGCCTTTCCTCCCAGCCAAGGACACAGACTGCTCTTTTCATAGTGTTCCTGGTTTTTTATCTCTTCACAATGTTGGGGAACATGACAATCATCACAGTGATCAGAGCTGACAGCCAGTTGCAGTCACCCATGTACTTTTTCCTTGCCAACCTGTCCTTGATAGACATCTGCTACACCTCTGCCAGCATGCCCCAGATGCTGGTGAACCTCTTGACCAAGAAGAGGaccatctccttctctggatgtgCTACTCAGATGTATTTCTGCCTGGTTTTTGGCACGACAGAATGCTTTCTGCTTGGGGTCATGGCCTATGATCGCTATAAGGCGATATGTCAGCCCTTGCTGTACCCCAGAGCCATGTGCAGGAAGGTTTGCATCCACATGGTTGTGGCTTCCTGGACCAGCAGCCTGCTGAGCTCCACGGTCATCCTCATGGTCACCTCCCAGCTGCCTTTCTGTGGGCCTGACATCTTGAACCATTACTTCTGTGAAGTGCTGGCAGTGAGGGCCCTGGCCTGCACCGACACTGCCTTGGTGGACCTGCTCATCTTcgtgttcagcatcttcatcatcttcatccccTTTCTCCTCATCCTCACTTCCTACGCCCGCATTCTGGTTGTCACCTTAAAGATCCAGGCTGCAAGTGTGCAATCCAAGGTGTTCTCCACCTGTGGATCCCACCTGCTGGTGGTAGCCTTGTTCTATGGCACATGCATCTGCACCTACATGAAGCTGAAGCCAAGGCCTCCCCAGGACAAGGACAAAGTGGTTGCAGTGTTTTACACCATCGTAGCCCCCATGCTGAACCCCCTCATCTACAGCCTCAGGAACAAGGACATGAAGTGTGCTCTGAGAAGGGCCATGAGGAGACCCAAATCCCTGTTTGTTTAA
- the LOC104552164 gene encoding olfactory receptor 5AR1 — MVGRNKTTVEEFILLGITDIWELQVTLFVLFLLICVTSLVGNLGMIALISLDTQLHTPMYFFLCHLSLVDLGNSSAVAPKMLVSFFEERKAISVPGCAAQMYFCGVCMIADCYLLAAMAYDRYVAVCNPLLYAATMTQKVCVQLAVGSYLIAAVNEIVLVSSVFSLHFCGPNVINHFFCDIPPLLKAACSSTAVSESLLFTIAAFVALSTLAFIVVSYACILATVLRISSSEGRHKAFSTCASHLTSVSFFYGTMIFTYLRPSSSYSLEQDKVVSVVYTLVIPMLNPVIYSLRNVEVKDALKRCLGKGFL; from the coding sequence ATGGTTGGAAGAAACAAGACAACTGTTGAAGAGTTCATTCTCTTGGGCATCACAGATATTTGGGAGCTGCAGGTCACCCTGTTTGTGCTGTTCCTTCTCATCTGTGTCACCTCCTTGGTGGGGAATCTGGGCATGATTGCATTAATCAGCCTTGACACTCAACTCCACACCCCCATGTACTTCTTCCTCTGCCACCTCTCTCTGGTAGACCTAGGTAATTCCTCAGCAGTTGCTCCCAAAATGCTGGTGAGCTTCTTTGAAGAAAGGAAAGCCATCTCTGTGCCAGGGTGTGCAGCCCAGATGTACTTTTGTGGAGTCTGCATGATTGCTGACTGTTACCTGCTGGCTGCCATGGCCTATGACCGGTACGTGGCCGTCTGTAACCCTCTGCTCTACGCAGCCACCATGACTCAAAAGGTTTGTGTCCAGCTGGCTGTGGGATCCTACCTAATAGCTGCTGTGAATGAAATAGTGCTTGTCAGCTCAGTGTTCAGCTTACACTTCTGTGGCCCCAATGTCATCAACCACTTCTTCTGTGACATCCCCCCGCTCCTGAAAGCTGCCTGTTCCAGCACCGCTGTCAGTGAAAGCCTCCTTTTTACCATTGCTGCCTTTGTTGCACTCAGCACTTTAGCATTCATTGTTGTCTCTTATGCTTGTATCCTTGCCACTGTCCTGAGGATCAGCTCCTCAGAGGGCAGGCACAAAGCTTTCTCCACCTGTGCCTCACACTTGACATCAGTCTCCTTCTTTTACGGGACAATGATCTTCACGTACCTCCGCCCCAGCTCCAGCTACTCCCTGGAGCAGGACAAAGTGGTGTCTGTTGTCTACACCCTGGTGATTCCCATGCTGAACCCCGTGATCTACAGCCTGAGGAACGTGGAGGTGAAGGATGCTCTCAAGAGGTGCCTAGGAAAAGGGTTCCTTTAG